The Solidesulfovibrio fructosivorans JJ] nucleotide sequence GTAGTAGCCGTCCTCGCCGGATTGGAGGACCACGGTGCGAAGCCCTGCGTCGGCCACGGCGAGGGCGGTCTCCACGACCGTATCCTCGGACATGCGAAAGCGCTCGATGGCGCGGTTGCTTGCGCGCAGGCCGCAATAAAGGTCGTCGCACGAGCAGTGGTTGGAAAAGTGCACCACGCCGCGCAGCTGGGCCTCGTCGCCGCAATGTTCCCGGCGCACGCGGTCGGCCTCCGTAAAAAGCGCCTTTCCGGCCGCCGGATCGCCCAGGGCGTCGAGGATTTCCCGTCTGTTCATGGCCGCATCCTTTTTCCCGCTTATTTCGCGTTGGTGCTTGTCACGCGGCCGGTGTCGGCGTCCTCGACGCGCAGCACGCAGGCGTTGCAGGGATCGAACGTGTGTATGACGCGCAAGAGTTCCAGTGGATTGGCCGGGTCGGCCACCGGGATGTCCAGCAGGGCCCGCTCCAGGGGGCCGGGAATCCCGTCGCCGCTTCGGGGGGAGAAGTTCCAAAGCGAGGGCACGAGCGCCTCGTGGGCGACGATCCGCCGGTTTCGCAGGCGGATGCGGTGCACGAGCGCGCCCCGTGTGAGTTCCGCCAGGCCGATGCCCTCGCCGCTGTCCGGGAGCGTGAAAGGCACCTGCAGGACCGGGTTTTCCGCGTCGAGGCAGCGGTCGAGGTCGCCGAGCCAGGCCGTGACGGAGCGGATGCAGGCCACGGATTCGATGCCCCGGGCCAGCACCCGGCCGATGACGGAATCAAGCGCTCCAAGCGGCAGACCGAGCGCTGTCAAGGCCGCGTCCGCAAGCTCCCGGACCATGGCGTTGGCGCGTCCGTAGGCTCCGACGATGCGGGCCACGGGCCCGACCTCGCAGGCCCGGCCGGCATGGCGCGGCGCGCTGAACCAGCGGAAATCGTCGTTTCGCCAGTGGTAGGCCGTTTCCCCCGGGCCGAAGCGCAGCCGGTAGCGGTCCTTGTCCCGCTCGGCCCAGCCCGGGTCCGTCTCGTCGGTGACCGCGTCCGGGCTGGCCGGCGCGGCCTGGCCGGCGTCTTTAACCGTGAAGACGCCGCCCGGGAAAAGGGCGTCGCCCCCCTCCGGGCCGGGGAACTCCCCCCAGGACAAAAAGGCGTCGGAGCGGCCCACGGCGGCCCAATCCTTATAGATGCCGCCGACGAGCAGAACGTCGGGCAGGAAGGTGCCCTCGATAAATTGCCGGCACTCGCCCAAAAGCGCCGCGCAGGCGGCCCGGGCCGTGGGGGAAAGGTCGGGATTGCCGCCGCCGGTCAGGCTGGCGCTTTGGGGGAGCCCCCCGATATGCCAGGTGGCGTTGGCGGCCAACGCGCCGCGCAGGATGCCCTGGGCTCTCGTCAGCTTGGTCCGGATGTCCATGGCCGGCTGGATGTGACTCAAAACGAGCAGGCTGGCTTCGGGCGAGGCGTTCTGGGCCGGGTGGCCGGCCTTGCCCACGGAAAAGACCGTGCCGCCGTCGCCCGCGGCCAGGGCGGCCAGCAGGCCTTGCGCCTCTTGGTAGAATTTCGCCCCGGCGGCGAGGGAGGGGCTTTTTTCGCGGGCAAAGGCGGCCGTCTTTTCGGGCGAGGCGCGCAGGGCGGCGGCGAGGTCCAGCCAGTCGTTGCTATAGAACAAGTAGAAATGGGTGAGATGGTCGAGAAGGTACTGGAGCGCGTGCACGATGTTTCGCGCCAGACGCGCGGATTCGGGCAGGCGTATGCCGATGAGCCGTTCCAGGGCCCGGGTGGCGGCCAGGGCATGGCCGGCGTTGCACAGGCAGTGGGGGCGCTGGGCGAAAAAGGATTCCTCCCCGGACAGTCTGGCCCCGAGCAGGTAATTCATGTTGTGGAGCATCTTCCCCGTGCTCCAGGCCCGCGCCACCCGCCCCTTGGCGCGAAGGACGCTGATGATGAAGAGGTTGCCTTCGCACAGGGCGATGCCGGCGTTTTTTTCGGGGTGTATGGACATGCGGCGGTCTCGTCAGGCTCCAGGCGGCGGGGCGCGGCTTGCGGTCTTCGTCTTCCCGTGGAGGCGCGTGGCCCCTTCCTTGTGGATAAGAAAATATAAAAGGTGTCACCAGTACGATCAAGCCCATGCCGCTTTGAAAAGGAACGTTGTTTTCGAGGGCGAAGCGTTACCCGTGCGGCAGCGGGCAAGAGGGGTCGGAAGGCATATCGCGGACCGGCCGGAGACGACGATGCGAGGCGGACGGCGGGGCGATCGTCGCGAAATTCATGCAGGCTGCGTGGCGAGCATGCGGGCCAATGGCATCACCAGCTTTTCGCGAAAACGCGATGCGCTGTTATTGGGTTCCCTTTTCGTTATGGTCGTAACCACTTGTTTTTTAGACCTCTCCCAGCTTTCTGTCAAAAGGAAAAGGGGAGGGCGCTTTGGGGGGCCAGGGGAAACCCTTTCGTAAGACAAGGGTTCCCCAGGCATCTTATTTAACCGAAACGGCTGATATCGGTTTTGCAGGCGTCGTCCCATTCCAGGCAATCGAGGTCGGTGATGGCCTCGAACTGGTTCAGGCAGCGCTGGCACTTCCGGGCCACGGCCACCTTGCCGCCCTTGATGTCGGCCTCGGTCGCCTCGACCGTGACCTTTTCCCCGCAGCTCGGGCAAACGGCCGTGAATTTCGCTTTCTTTTCCGCCACGTCGCACTCCTTTGACAGGTTTTCCCCCGGCGCGCGGCACATGGCGGCCAGGGTATTTTCAACGGTAGCACTCCAGGCCGGGCGGAGGCAATGCGCGCCGCCCTTCGCCCGCAACCCGGCCACATCCTTGACGCCTGTCCGCTCCCGAAGCATCATGGCCTACGTGATGCAATCCCAACACGGGAGGGGTCATGCGGACCACGGCCTATCTGCTTGAAAGCCTTGTCGCCGAGGGTGTGGGGCACACGTTTCTGGTCCCCGGCGGCCTTGTCGATCCTTTTCTGCCCGATCTCGCCGCCACGCCGGGCATGACGCCCATTGTGGCCGCCCACGAATCCGGCGCCGCCTACATGGCCGACGGTTACGCCCGGGCCTCGGGCCGTTTCGGGGTGGCCCTGGCCATCGGCGGACCGGGCGTGACCAATCTGGTGACCGCCGCCGCCTCGGCCCGGGCCGACGCCTCGCCGGTGCTCTTCGTCACCGGGCAGGTGCCGACCGACTGGGAAGGGCGCGGCGGGTTCCAGGACTCCTCACCGGCGTCGCTCAACGACGTGGCCTTGCTCTCCCCGGTCACGGCGCTCTCGGTGTCCGTGGAAAATCCGCACCTTACCCATCACCACCTGCGGGCCTGCCTGACGCGCATGCTGGCCGGTCCCAAGGCCCCGGTCCACATGAGCCTGCCCCTGGACGTGCAGCGCGCGGAAGTCCCTTCGCCCTGGGAGGCGCTCGACGACTCGGTCTACCGGCCCCGCTTCGTGGACGGCAGCGCCGTGGAGCGGCTGTGGCGCGTGCTGGTGCCGGACGGCGGCGGCGAGGCTCCCACGCGGGTGGCCATCCTGGCCGGGGCCGGGGTGGAGAAATCCGGGGCCACGGACTGCCTGGTCGCCTTTGCCGAACAGTTCGAAATCCCGGTGGCCACGACCTTGCGGGCCAAAGGGGCGTTCCCGGAAGACCACCGGCTTTCGCTCGGCATCTTCGGCTACGCCGGCCACCGCCACGCCATCGAAACGTTTCTGTCCGGCCGGGTGGAGGTGCTCATCGTGCTCGGCAGCGGCCTGTCCCAGCGCGATACCCTCTTCTGGGACCGGAAGATGCTGCCCACGCGCGCCCTGGTCCATGTGGACGTGGACCCGCCCGCCATCGGCCGCACCTTCCATACCCACGTGCCCATCGTGGGGGACTGCCGGGCAGCGCTGACCCTGATGATGGAGGGCGGTTCGGCCCGGGTGATGCACCTGCGGGCCGGCAACCAGGCCCGGGCGGCCTGGCTGGCGTCCATCCGGGCGTCCGGACCGCGCGAGTACGACCCCGGGCACGCCGCAAGCGAGGACGTGCCCCTGCACCCGGCGCGGGTGGCGGCCGAGCTGCGCCAGGCCCTGCCCCGGGACGCGGCCGTGGCCGTGGACTCGGGGGCGCACCGGGCGTTTTTCGCCCATTATTTCAAGGCATACGGTCCGCGCACGTACTATACGGCCTCCAACCTCGGCCCCATGGGCTGGGCCATCCCGGCGGCGGTCGGCATCAAGGCGGCCCTGGGCCAAACGCCCGTCGCCTGCGTCACCGGCGACGGCTGCATGCTCATGCATGGCATGGAGGTGGCCACGGCCGCCCGCTACGGCCTGCCGATCCTCTTTGTGGTGGTCAACA carries:
- a CDS encoding nickel-dependent hydrogenase large subunit produces the protein MSIHPEKNAGIALCEGNLFIISVLRAKGRVARAWSTGKMLHNMNYLLGARLSGEESFFAQRPHCLCNAGHALAATRALERLIGIRLPESARLARNIVHALQYLLDHLTHFYLFYSNDWLDLAAALRASPEKTAAFAREKSPSLAAGAKFYQEAQGLLAALAAGDGGTVFSVGKAGHPAQNASPEASLLVLSHIQPAMDIRTKLTRAQGILRGALAANATWHIGGLPQSASLTGGGNPDLSPTARAACAALLGECRQFIEGTFLPDVLLVGGIYKDWAAVGRSDAFLSWGEFPGPEGGDALFPGGVFTVKDAGQAAPASPDAVTDETDPGWAERDKDRYRLRFGPGETAYHWRNDDFRWFSAPRHAGRACEVGPVARIVGAYGRANAMVRELADAALTALGLPLGALDSVIGRVLARGIESVACIRSVTAWLGDLDRCLDAENPVLQVPFTLPDSGEGIGLAELTRGALVHRIRLRNRRIVAHEALVPSLWNFSPRSGDGIPGPLERALLDIPVADPANPLELLRVIHTFDPCNACVLRVEDADTGRVTSTNAK
- a CDS encoding thiamine pyrophosphate-binding protein, whose amino-acid sequence is MRTTAYLLESLVAEGVGHTFLVPGGLVDPFLPDLAATPGMTPIVAAHESGAAYMADGYARASGRFGVALAIGGPGVTNLVTAAASARADASPVLFVTGQVPTDWEGRGGFQDSSPASLNDVALLSPVTALSVSVENPHLTHHHLRACLTRMLAGPKAPVHMSLPLDVQRAEVPSPWEALDDSVYRPRFVDGSAVERLWRVLVPDGGGEAPTRVAILAGAGVEKSGATDCLVAFAEQFEIPVATTLRAKGAFPEDHRLSLGIFGYAGHRHAIETFLSGRVEVLIVLGSGLSQRDTLFWDRKMLPTRALVHVDVDPPAIGRTFHTHVPIVGDCRAALTLMMEGGSARVMHLRAGNQARAAWLASIRASGPREYDPGHAASEDVPLHPARVAAELRQALPRDAAVAVDSGAHRAFFAHYFKAYGPRTYYTASNLGPMGWAIPAAVGIKAALGQTPVACVTGDGCMLMHGMEVATAARYGLPILFVVVNNNALGNVWLRAIQEGPGPGALAELPGHDFAAFGRAMGARGLTVTRPEELAPAFAEGLSGEGPCVVDVRCDRRFTTPVTPYSEAKKEWVDSD